One window of Jannaschia sp. CCS1 genomic DNA carries:
- a CDS encoding quinone oxidoreductase family protein produces the protein MAKTAIIEAHGGPEQLKIVERDVGEPGAGEIRIRHHAVGLNFIDCYQRSGLYPMELPHALGMEAAGVVEAVGDGVTHLAVGDRAAYACSPPGAYTEARVMPAAQVCPLPDEISFEDGAAMMLKGLTTQYLFHRTTPISKGDTVLFHAAAGGVGLIACQWARSEGIRLIATAGSDEKCTLAVEHGADVCINYRDEDWVAKVKDLTGGVDVVMDSVGADTFEGSLDCLKPLGFMISFGNASGPVPPFELATLAQKGSLKITRPTLFAHIADHAKCQQMAAELFEKVTSGAVKIRIDQRFALEDVAEAHRTLEARKTTGQTVLIL, from the coding sequence ATGGCAAAGACGGCGATTATCGAGGCCCATGGCGGACCGGAGCAGTTGAAGATCGTGGAGCGGGACGTAGGAGAGCCCGGCGCCGGAGAGATCCGCATCCGCCACCATGCGGTCGGCCTGAATTTTATTGATTGTTATCAGAGATCTGGCTTGTATCCGATGGAGCTTCCCCACGCCTTGGGCATGGAAGCCGCCGGTGTGGTGGAGGCCGTGGGCGATGGCGTGACCCATCTGGCTGTTGGCGACCGCGCCGCATATGCCTGCTCACCGCCCGGTGCCTATACCGAGGCGCGGGTGATGCCTGCCGCGCAGGTGTGTCCGCTGCCCGACGAGATCAGCTTTGAAGATGGCGCGGCGATGATGCTTAAGGGTCTGACAACGCAATATCTTTTCCACCGCACGACCCCGATATCTAAAGGCGATACCGTGTTGTTTCACGCCGCCGCGGGGGGTGTTGGCCTGATCGCCTGCCAGTGGGCCCGCAGCGAAGGCATTCGCCTGATCGCCACGGCGGGCAGTGATGAGAAATGCACGCTGGCCGTGGAACATGGGGCAGATGTTTGCATCAATTACCGCGACGAGGATTGGGTCGCGAAGGTGAAAGACCTGACGGGCGGGGTCGATGTCGTCATGGATTCTGTCGGGGCGGATACGTTTGAAGGCTCTCTTGATTGCCTCAAGCCATTGGGATTCATGATTTCTTTCGGAAATGCATCCGGTCCCGTACCGCCGTTTGAACTGGCGACGCTGGCGCAGAAGGGGTCGTTGAAGATCACCCGACCGACGTTGTTCGCGCATATAGCGGACCACGCAAAGTGTCAGCAAATGGCGGCGGAGTTGTTTGAGAAGGTGACATCGGGCGCGGTGAAGATCCGCATTGATCAACGCTTCGCACTGGAGGATGTGGCCGAGGCGCACCGGACCTTGGAGGCGCGCAAAACGACCGGTCAGACGGTGCTGATCCTCTGA
- a CDS encoding DUF2834 domain-containing protein: MRIIYLALIVAGIYYPWRHFYAWFEENGWDLGPMIDAWYVNEATTALTWDLTIAAIALMVWVAYEVVTKRAWLWLLVVPVTFGIGVSAGLPLALLLLTIQRGGGRAAG; the protein is encoded by the coding sequence ATGCGCATCATCTATCTCGCCCTCATCGTCGCCGGCATCTACTATCCCTGGCGCCATTTCTACGCCTGGTTTGAGGAGAACGGGTGGGACCTCGGCCCCATGATCGACGCCTGGTACGTGAATGAGGCGACGACAGCGCTTACTTGGGACCTGACGATTGCCGCGATCGCGCTGATGGTTTGGGTCGCTTATGAAGTGGTCACGAAACGGGCCTGGCTCTGGCTTCTGGTCGTGCCGGTGACCTTCGGGATCGGTGTCAGCGCGGGCCTGCCCCTTGCGCTCCTCCTGCTGACGATCCAGCGGGGTGGCGGACGAGCGGCGGGATGA